The Methylobacterium currus genome contains a region encoding:
- a CDS encoding transketolase family protein translates to MTGTEPRALADAIRFLSIDAIERVGEGHPGTPLGAADTVTALFTRHLKFLAREPLWFDRDRFVASNGHGSMLLYALLHLSGYEAIGLEDIKRFRELGSPCEGHPEYAPAHGIETTTGPLGQGIANAAGMALAEAYLNRWLGADLVDHRTYALVGDGCLQEGVGQEVISLAGHLRLGKLTFLWDDNQMTDDGAIDLALSDDMAARFRLSHWHVQEVDGHDIEAVSAALLLAKADPRPSMIRCSTVIGRGLPGVEGTRAAHSARIPASLSAAAREALNWPHPAFEIPQEIRAAWRAAGERSAPVFASWARRVAALPPERRRLLDRLRAGRLPEGWDAPLRAFRDEAARSGKAQSGIALSGELVDRLAEAIPELLSGAPDLEGATQHKRSLKSFTAEEQGGRYVHYGIREHAMGAMMNGMAAHGGVVPVGVTYLVFSDYLRPTLRLAAMMGLPVPFVFSHDSIGIGRNGPTHQPVEYLASLRAIPNMLVLRPADAVEAAECWEIALQNRTGPSSLIFARQALPAVRREGSGENLSARGAYVLEEASGIRRVTLLATGSEVALAVEARRRLEKDGIPTAVVSMPSWELFERQDAAYRRATLGPGTVRVGIEAAVRLGWDRYLGEEGGFVGMSGFGASGAEADLARHFGVTPERVVEEVRARL, encoded by the coding sequence ATGACCGGCACCGAGCCGCGCGCGCTCGCGGACGCGATCCGCTTCCTGTCCATCGACGCGATCGAGCGGGTGGGCGAGGGGCATCCGGGCACGCCGCTCGGCGCCGCCGATACGGTGACGGCTCTCTTCACCCGCCACCTCAAGTTCCTGGCCCGCGAGCCCCTGTGGTTCGACCGCGACCGCTTCGTCGCGTCGAACGGCCACGGCTCGATGCTGCTCTACGCGCTGCTGCATCTCTCGGGCTACGAGGCGATCGGGCTCGAGGACATCAAGCGCTTCCGTGAACTCGGCTCGCCCTGCGAGGGCCACCCCGAATACGCCCCCGCCCACGGCATCGAGACCACCACCGGGCCCCTCGGCCAGGGCATCGCCAACGCCGCCGGCATGGCGCTGGCGGAGGCCTACCTGAACCGCTGGCTCGGGGCGGACCTCGTCGACCACCGCACCTATGCCCTCGTCGGCGACGGCTGCCTCCAGGAGGGGGTCGGCCAGGAGGTGATCTCGCTCGCCGGCCACCTGCGTTTGGGCAAGCTCACCTTCCTCTGGGACGACAACCAGATGACCGATGACGGCGCGATCGACCTCGCGCTGAGCGACGACATGGCGGCGCGGTTCCGCCTGAGCCACTGGCACGTGCAGGAGGTCGACGGGCACGATATCGAGGCGGTCTCGGCGGCCCTGCTGCTCGCCAAGGCCGATCCTCGTCCCTCGATGATCCGTTGCAGCACCGTGATCGGCCGCGGCCTGCCGGGCGTCGAGGGCACGCGGGCGGCCCATTCGGCCCGCATCCCGGCCTCCTTGAGCGCCGCCGCCCGCGAGGCGCTGAACTGGCCGCATCCGGCCTTCGAGATCCCGCAGGAGATCCGCGCCGCCTGGCGCGCGGCGGGCGAGCGCAGCGCCCCGGTCTTCGCGTCCTGGGCGCGCCGCGTCGCCGCCCTGCCGCCGGAGCGCCGCCGCCTCCTCGACCGCCTGCGCGCAGGCCGGCTGCCGGAGGGCTGGGACGCTCCGTTGCGGGCGTTCCGCGACGAGGCGGCCCGCTCGGGCAAGGCGCAGTCGGGCATCGCCCTGTCGGGCGAGCTGGTCGACCGGCTGGCGGAGGCGATTCCCGAACTCCTCTCCGGCGCGCCGGACCTGGAGGGCGCGACCCAGCACAAGCGCAGCCTGAAATCCTTCACGGCCGAGGAGCAGGGCGGGCGCTACGTCCATTACGGCATCCGCGAGCACGCCATGGGGGCGATGATGAACGGGATGGCCGCCCATGGCGGCGTGGTGCCTGTCGGCGTCACCTACCTGGTCTTCTCGGACTACCTGCGCCCGACCCTGCGGCTCGCCGCCATGATGGGGCTGCCGGTGCCGTTCGTGTTCAGCCACGATTCGATCGGCATCGGCCGCAACGGGCCGACCCACCAGCCGGTCGAGTACCTGGCCTCCCTGCGCGCCATCCCCAACATGCTGGTCCTGCGCCCGGCCGACGCCGTCGAGGCGGCGGAGTGCTGGGAGATCGCGCTCCAGAACCGCACCGGCCCGTCCTCGCTGATCTTCGCCCGCCAGGCCCTGCCGGCCGTGCGGCGCGAGGGCTCGGGCGAGAACCTCTCCGCCCGCGGCGCCTACGTGCTGGAGGAGGCCTCGGGGATCCGCCGCGTCACGCTGCTCGCCACCGGCTCCGAGGTCGCGCTCGCCGTCGAGGCCCGCCGCCGCCTGGAGAAGGACGGCATCCCGACCGCCGTCGTCTCGATGCCGTCCTGGGAGCTGTTCGAGCGCCAGGACGCCGCCTATCGCCGCGCCACCCTGGGGCCCGGCACGGTCCGGGTCGGGATCGAGGCGGCGGTACGCCTCGGCTGGGACCGCTATCTCGGCGAGGAAGGCGGCTTCGTCGGCATGAGCGGCTTCGGCGCC